From Ammoniphilus oxalaticus, one genomic window encodes:
- a CDS encoding glycine betaine ABC transporter substrate-binding protein, giving the protein MIKKSYKLITALLASVMLLTACGGGGQGAKDGDTIAVGSRNNTESIILSHIIGQMIDAKTDLNVVYRENMGGSNVVWNAITSDNIQVIPDYTGTIVANYYQAEPGNADETLAMVKEFVAEDGLTALEPFGFNNTYTLALYEDKAEELGVVTFSDFAEHAKDFTFGAVFEFIDRPDGLPGFSKEYGIEFKEVKGMDHGMMYRAIDSGEVDVINSYTTDGQLTEYDLRVLEDDKSFFPPYHALPLVRQDTLEAHPELEEVLLQLAGKINEETMQKMNGQVDNDGERVDAVAKRFLTEAGLIE; this is encoded by the coding sequence ATGATAAAGAAAAGTTATAAACTTATTACTGCGTTACTTGCTTCTGTTATGCTGCTTACTGCTTGCGGAGGTGGCGGCCAAGGAGCCAAAGATGGAGATACAATTGCTGTAGGTTCGCGAAACAATACAGAAAGTATTATTCTTTCACACATTATTGGACAGATGATCGATGCAAAAACAGATTTAAACGTTGTTTATAGAGAGAATATGGGTGGCTCCAACGTAGTCTGGAATGCGATCACAAGTGATAACATTCAAGTGATCCCTGATTACACGGGCACGATTGTGGCTAACTATTATCAAGCAGAGCCAGGAAATGCGGATGAAACATTAGCGATGGTAAAAGAGTTTGTAGCTGAAGACGGACTCACAGCATTAGAACCGTTTGGGTTTAATAACACTTATACTTTGGCTCTATATGAAGATAAGGCAGAGGAACTTGGCGTCGTGACGTTTAGTGACTTCGCTGAACATGCCAAAGATTTCACGTTTGGAGCTGTATTCGAGTTTATTGATCGACCTGATGGATTACCAGGGTTTAGCAAGGAATATGGCATCGAATTTAAAGAAGTTAAAGGAATGGATCACGGGATGATGTACCGCGCGATCGATTCTGGAGAGGTTGACGTGATTAACTCTTACACGACAGACGGTCAATTAACCGAATATGATTTAAGAGTGCTGGAAGATGATAAATCGTTCTTCCCGCCTTATCACGCGCTACCGCTTGTTCGACAAGATACGTTAGAAGCCCATCCTGAGTTGGAAGAAGTTCTTCTTCAATTAGCTGGAAAAATTAATGAAGAGACGATGCAGAAAATGAATGGACAAGTAGATAACGATGGTGAACGAGTTGACGCTGTAGCTAAGCGCTTCTTAACGGAAGCTGGGCTAATCGAATAA
- a CDS encoding acyl carrier protein, translating into MSDSIFNQVRELFADFLAIEGDSIKVESTISDDLGVDSVDIVSIVTEIENAFDLKISDSDAAGLETVGQVVDLISAAKA; encoded by the coding sequence ATGTCTGATAGCATCTTTAACCAAGTGAGAGAGTTGTTTGCTGATTTCTTAGCTATTGAGGGAGACAGCATCAAAGTTGAATCTACAATCAGTGACGATCTTGGGGTCGATTCCGTTGATATCGTCAGCATTGTGACAGAAATTGAAAATGCTTTTGATTTGAAAATTTCTGATTCGGATGCTGCTGGTCTTGAGACGGTTGGTCAAGTTGTTGACTTGATTAGCGCTGCCAAGGCGTAA
- a CDS encoding ABC transporter permease has product MKNLSLWDQIVQQWQMRWPEVLDATFIHIQLVFFSMVMAVVLGVLLGVIITRVKWLVPIVLGGTGILQTIPSLAVLGFMIPIFGIGVQTGIAALFLYSLLPIVRNTYAGINDVDTSTREAAKGMGMTSMQILFKVELPLALPIIMAGIRTSAVINIGNATLAAFIGAGGLGDFIFLGITRGIDGLIFLGAIPATLLALLVEGIFNRLEYWTTPKGLRK; this is encoded by the coding sequence ATGAAGAACTTAAGTTTGTGGGATCAAATTGTTCAGCAATGGCAAATGCGTTGGCCTGAAGTTTTGGATGCGACATTCATCCATATACAACTTGTTTTTTTCTCAATGGTGATGGCTGTCGTATTAGGTGTTTTACTAGGGGTGATCATTACCCGTGTGAAATGGCTCGTTCCGATTGTTTTGGGCGGAACCGGTATTTTACAAACAATACCTAGTTTAGCCGTACTCGGATTTATGATTCCGATTTTTGGAATCGGCGTTCAAACGGGAATCGCCGCATTGTTTTTATATTCCTTATTACCGATCGTGCGTAATACGTATGCGGGTATAAATGATGTGGATACTTCGACAAGGGAAGCGGCCAAAGGGATGGGTATGACCAGCATGCAAATCCTTTTTAAAGTAGAGCTACCATTGGCGCTGCCGATTATTATGGCTGGTATACGCACATCGGCTGTTATCAACATTGGAAACGCGACACTAGCTGCTTTTATCGGCGCTGGAGGTTTAGGTGATTTTATATTTTTAGGAATTACACGTGGGATTGATGGCTTAATCTTTTTAGGAGCTATTCCTGCAACACTATTAGCTTTATTAGTCGAAGGTATATTTAACCGCCTTGAGTACTGGACGACTCCAAAAGGGTTAAGAAAATAG
- a CDS encoding enoyl-CoA hydratase/isomerase family protein, with product MNQDLHVIFTVENSVGWITLNRPKALNALSYEMVLEIREQLRIWKDNPAVALVCIVGAGDRALCAGADIRALYQEKHTSGDARALARAYFSAQYEMDHIIHTYPKPCLVIMDGIVMGGGVGLSIGCSHRLVTENTKWAMPEMNIGFFPDVGASYFLNQMPGHVGRYLALTSETITAADTLYIGAADLYLAAESVKPCLEALRAHPWQQDGVQEDLATLLHSLSSPSPEPSLLEEHQDKINEHFRHNCVEEIVSSLKEASLVGCDWSAQKIGAIQQKSPTSLKVTLEQMMRGKTLPLDACFNMEVELGVEFMGRDDFFEGVRATLIDKDKAPQWSPQHLKDVTSEMVAAYFQEMGHTSSSSSIS from the coding sequence ATGAACCAGGATTTACACGTGATCTTCACAGTGGAGAACTCAGTCGGTTGGATAACGCTAAACCGTCCAAAAGCGCTAAATGCGCTTTCATATGAAATGGTGTTGGAAATTCGCGAACAATTACGTATTTGGAAAGACAACCCAGCGGTGGCGCTTGTTTGTATTGTTGGCGCAGGGGATAGGGCTTTATGCGCTGGAGCAGATATTCGCGCCCTTTATCAGGAGAAACATACGAGTGGAGACGCGCGGGCTTTAGCTAGAGCCTATTTTTCCGCGCAATATGAGATGGATCACATCATCCACACCTACCCTAAACCATGCCTTGTAATCATGGATGGGATCGTGATGGGCGGCGGTGTTGGACTGTCGATCGGATGCAGTCATCGTCTTGTTACCGAAAACACCAAATGGGCCATGCCGGAGATGAACATTGGTTTTTTTCCCGATGTTGGAGCCAGTTATTTTCTCAATCAAATGCCTGGACATGTGGGTCGTTACCTCGCCTTAACTTCGGAAACGATCACCGCAGCCGACACACTTTACATCGGCGCAGCAGATCTGTATTTAGCTGCTGAGTCGGTCAAGCCCTGTCTGGAAGCGCTACGGGCTCATCCATGGCAACAGGATGGTGTCCAAGAGGATCTTGCCACTTTACTTCATTCTTTATCTAGTCCAAGTCCTGAGCCTTCGTTGCTTGAAGAACATCAAGACAAAATCAATGAACATTTTAGGCACAATTGCGTCGAAGAAATTGTGTCTTCTTTAAAAGAAGCTTCGCTCGTTGGTTGTGATTGGTCCGCGCAAAAAATAGGAGCCATCCAGCAAAAGTCGCCGACTTCTTTAAAAGTAACGTTGGAGCAAATGATGCGGGGCAAAACTTTACCGTTAGACGCGTGTTTCAATATGGAAGTCGAACTGGGTGTTGAATTTATGGGACGGGATGATTTCTTTGAAGGGGTGCGGGCGACGTTAATCGATAAAGATAAAGCGCCGCAATGGTCACCGCAACATTTAAAAGACGTCACCTCAGAAATGGTTGCCGCTTACTTTCAGGAAATGGGCCACACCTCGTCTTCATCCAGCATTTCCTAG
- a CDS encoding NAD(P)-dependent oxidoreductase, whose product MDKSTTTIGFIGLGVMGQSMAGHLIDGGYSLVVYNRTKEKANALLEKGAKWADTVADVAKQANVIITIVGYPKDVEEVYLGAEGLIPNAKEGTYFIDMTTSSPSLAARIYDEAKSRGMHSLDAPVSGGDIGAREARLSIMVGGDQAAFDAVKPIFELMGQNIVLQGAAGAGQHTKQCNQIALASTLMGAVESMIYAKKAGLDPIRVLESIETGAAGSWQLSNLAPKMTSGDFDPGFYIKHFIKDMVIGLEAAKEMGAELPGLELMKANNDKLAEMGHEDLGTQALYKLYDK is encoded by the coding sequence ATGGACAAAAGCACAACTACAATTGGTTTTATTGGACTTGGCGTTATGGGACAAAGCATGGCGGGTCATCTGATTGATGGCGGCTACTCCTTAGTTGTTTACAACCGCACCAAAGAAAAAGCAAATGCGCTGCTTGAAAAAGGCGCAAAGTGGGCTGACACAGTTGCTGATGTTGCTAAACAAGCAAATGTAATTATTACGATTGTTGGTTATCCAAAAGACGTTGAAGAAGTATACCTTGGCGCGGAAGGTTTAATTCCGAATGCTAAAGAAGGCACATACTTTATTGATATGACTACTTCCAGCCCTTCGCTTGCCGCTCGTATTTATGACGAAGCGAAAAGCCGTGGGATGCATTCGTTAGACGCTCCTGTTTCTGGTGGCGACATCGGAGCGAGAGAAGCTCGTTTATCGATTATGGTTGGCGGCGACCAAGCAGCATTTGACGCTGTAAAGCCAATCTTTGAATTAATGGGTCAAAATATTGTGTTACAAGGCGCTGCGGGAGCAGGACAGCATACAAAGCAGTGTAACCAAATTGCGCTTGCTTCAACTTTAATGGGAGCTGTAGAATCAATGATCTACGCTAAAAAAGCTGGATTAGACCCGATTCGTGTGCTTGAAAGCATCGAAACAGGCGCTGCGGGAAGCTGGCAGCTAAGCAATCTTGCTCCTAAAATGACATCTGGCGACTTTGATCCAGGATTCTATATCAAGCACTTTATTAAAGATATGGTAATCGGATTGGAAGCGGCTAAAGAAATGGGCGCAGAATTACCTGGACTTGAATTAATGAAAGCTAACAACGATAAGCTGGCTGAAATGGGTCATGAAGATCTTGGTACACAAGCATTGTACAAGCTTTATGACAAATAG
- a CDS encoding thiamine pyrophosphate-binding protein — MAKVKMTAAQAIALYLEKRGVTQLYGVPGAAILPFYDSILEDTKIDSYVVRHEQTAVFMADGYSRATGKVGVCSATSGPGGTNFLTGLYGAFMDSIPLIAIVGQQKATLLGTMQFQEAPITEMAKPVCKAVYQLTDGSKAVEMIHEAWETATKGRKGPVLLDLPVDAQKVEVEVDLDALIASSEPDVLPQASDEDIEKVLEFLKEAKKPVLVAGGGINLSNSTAELKELAEALQIPVVTTGMGMDTFPNDHPLFAGRMGTMLDTPFGNKTILESDLIINLGGRFADRSTGNVEIFKRDAKIIMVNIDEKDIGKTVETELGVVSDVKTFMSKLAETYKKLTADVAATAEAPAKLDLTEERAKYARKTDYDDNPIRQERALRELREFLDRDAFVSHDCGISQIWSCQLFETYVPRTYLLTGGGGTMGWGLGAAMAAKLAFPERQAVNILGDGSLGMSLQDLATAAKYDIPVVVFVMHNGLLGLIRQQQNWFYGERRIDTGLEYENELSDNGNLGIDFVKTAAGMGVRGERVTKWEDIKPALQRAKDLNKPYVIEVIVASDTVCQFSNNGTLKGFNYSDSL; from the coding sequence ATGGCTAAAGTTAAAATGACAGCAGCTCAAGCAATTGCGCTTTATCTTGAAAAGCGCGGAGTAACACAACTTTATGGTGTGCCTGGAGCAGCTATTCTACCATTCTACGATTCAATTCTAGAAGATACTAAAATCGATTCTTATGTGGTTCGCCACGAGCAAACAGCTGTGTTCATGGCTGACGGATATTCCCGCGCCACTGGAAAAGTTGGTGTTTGTTCAGCGACATCAGGTCCTGGCGGAACGAACTTCCTAACAGGGTTATACGGAGCTTTCATGGATTCTATCCCATTGATCGCGATCGTTGGACAACAAAAAGCAACTCTTTTAGGAACAATGCAGTTCCAAGAAGCGCCAATCACTGAAATGGCTAAGCCTGTTTGTAAGGCTGTGTATCAATTAACAGATGGATCTAAAGCAGTTGAAATGATCCATGAAGCATGGGAAACAGCTACAAAAGGACGCAAAGGTCCTGTGTTGCTTGACCTTCCAGTAGACGCGCAAAAAGTTGAGGTTGAAGTGGATCTTGACGCATTAATCGCTTCTAGCGAACCAGATGTATTGCCGCAAGCTTCAGATGAAGATATCGAGAAAGTTCTTGAGTTCTTGAAAGAAGCTAAAAAGCCTGTTCTTGTTGCGGGTGGCGGTATCAACCTTTCTAACTCTACAGCTGAATTAAAAGAACTAGCTGAAGCGTTGCAAATTCCTGTGGTTACAACAGGTATGGGTATGGATACATTCCCTAACGATCACCCGCTATTTGCTGGTCGTATGGGTACGATGTTAGATACTCCATTCGGTAACAAAACAATTTTAGAATCTGACTTGATCATTAACCTTGGTGGACGTTTTGCTGACCGTAGCACAGGAAACGTTGAGATTTTCAAACGTGACGCAAAAATTATCATGGTTAATATCGATGAAAAAGATATCGGTAAGACAGTTGAAACGGAGCTAGGCGTTGTATCCGACGTTAAAACATTCATGAGTAAGTTAGCTGAAACATACAAAAAGCTTACTGCTGATGTGGCTGCTACAGCTGAGGCTCCAGCGAAGCTTGACTTAACGGAAGAAAGAGCAAAATATGCTCGTAAGACTGACTACGATGATAACCCGATCAGACAAGAACGCGCATTAAGAGAACTAAGAGAATTCTTAGATCGCGACGCTTTCGTTTCACATGACTGCGGAATCAGCCAAATCTGGTCATGTCAATTATTCGAAACATATGTGCCGCGCACATACCTATTAACTGGTGGAGGCGGTACAATGGGATGGGGTCTAGGAGCTGCAATGGCTGCTAAACTTGCGTTCCCTGAGCGTCAAGCTGTTAATATTCTTGGTGACGGTAGCTTAGGTATGTCATTACAAGACTTAGCTACAGCTGCTAAATACGACATTCCAGTTGTTGTATTCGTTATGCATAACGGATTGCTTGGATTGATTCGTCAACAACAAAACTGGTTCTACGGCGAACGCAGAATCGATACTGGTTTAGAGTACGAAAACGAGCTTTCTGATAACGGAAACCTTGGTATTGACTTCGTAAAGACTGCGGCAGGTATGGGTGTTCGTGGTGAGCGTGTAACGAAATGGGAAGATATTAAGCCTGCATTACAACGCGCGAAAGACCTTAACAAGCCTTACGTAATTGAAGTGATCGTAGCGAGCGATACAGTTTGCCAATTCTCAAACAACGGTACGCTTAAAGGCTTCAACTACTCTGACAGTCTATAA
- a CDS encoding alpha/beta hydrolase → MKSPLTYKISVPTADSAEKKSYPTLFVLHGIGSNEENALALVEQLKDEFILISIRGFHDREDGYSHYEIQGFGNPNRESFDESVDRLQKTLAYCRKRYAIDPKFQYILGFSQGAALAMTLALREGNRIKGIIALSGYLPPFVKEDDQHESIDQVSVYISHGSYDPLFTMSQAKQNAQFFQNHRARNVRFSSFFARHEITAENEQDYLQWLFDDLKQV, encoded by the coding sequence ATGAAAAGCCCGCTGACATACAAGATTTCAGTTCCCACTGCTGACAGCGCCGAGAAGAAAAGCTATCCTACGTTGTTTGTTCTTCATGGGATTGGGAGCAATGAAGAGAATGCGCTTGCTCTTGTTGAGCAATTAAAAGATGAGTTTATCTTAATTAGTATCCGTGGTTTCCATGATCGAGAGGATGGGTATTCCCATTATGAAATTCAAGGCTTTGGAAATCCGAATCGGGAATCATTTGATGAAAGTGTCGATCGATTACAAAAAACGCTAGCGTACTGCAGAAAAAGATATGCCATTGATCCAAAGTTTCAATATATTTTAGGATTTAGTCAAGGAGCGGCGCTCGCGATGACATTGGCTTTGCGTGAAGGGAATCGGATTAAAGGGATTATCGCTTTAAGTGGATATTTGCCCCCATTTGTTAAAGAAGATGATCAGCATGAGTCGATTGATCAAGTTTCAGTCTACATTTCGCACGGTTCCTATGATCCGTTGTTTACGATGAGTCAAGCAAAGCAAAACGCACAATTCTTCCAGAACCACCGCGCTAGGAACGTTCGATTTTCTTCCTTTTTCGCTCGTCATGAGATTACAGCGGAGAATGAACAGGACTACCTGCAATGGTTATTTGACGACCTAAAGCAAGTTTAA
- a CDS encoding ABC transporter ATP-binding protein (Members of the family are the ATP-binding subunit of ABC transporters for substrates such as betaine, L-proline or other amino acids, choline, carnitine, etc. The substrate specificity is best determined from the substrate-binding subunit, rather than this subunit, as it interacts with the permease subunit and not with substrate directly.), which yields MIKFDNVSKIFGDGTKGVDSVSFEIPAGEFLVLIGPSGSGKSTTMKMINQMIPATHGTITVDGKDIKDLNAAQLRRNIGYVIQQIGLFPHYTIEKNIAIVPQLKGWDKQKIKERVTELLQLVGLDPDTFRDRYPKELSGGQQQRVGVARALASDPDIILMDEPFGALDPITREQLQEELLSLQQKLRKTIVFVTHDMDEALRMGDRIAIMKDGKLLQLDTPEVLLHDPADGFVEEFIGKHQIIQNPELMPVTEVMREQVVSSYAHRSPEKALSTMRQRKITHLIIINEDRTFKGIVSASDLIRTMDSIRTLEEIVDTSELTLSHNDSAKHAIVKMARSSTGIIPVLNDHKQVIGLVTRGTLLSALSSQWTEMEEEE from the coding sequence ATGATTAAATTTGACAATGTAAGTAAAATTTTTGGGGATGGAACGAAAGGAGTGGATTCAGTCAGTTTTGAAATTCCTGCTGGGGAATTTCTCGTTTTAATCGGACCGAGTGGTTCTGGAAAATCTACAACAATGAAAATGATTAATCAGATGATCCCAGCGACACACGGAACCATTACCGTGGACGGTAAAGACATTAAAGATTTAAATGCAGCCCAACTGCGGCGCAATATTGGTTATGTTATTCAACAGATCGGCTTGTTTCCACATTATACGATTGAAAAAAACATTGCGATCGTTCCCCAATTAAAGGGATGGGATAAGCAGAAGATTAAGGAACGGGTAACTGAATTATTGCAGCTCGTCGGTCTTGATCCAGACACATTCCGTGATCGGTATCCAAAAGAGTTGTCAGGGGGTCAGCAACAACGCGTAGGGGTTGCAAGGGCATTAGCATCCGACCCGGACATTATTTTAATGGATGAGCCATTTGGGGCTTTAGATCCGATTACACGCGAGCAACTGCAAGAAGAGTTACTTTCTTTGCAACAAAAGCTAAGGAAGACGATCGTGTTTGTTACCCATGATATGGATGAGGCGCTTAGAATGGGCGATCGAATTGCGATTATGAAAGATGGGAAGTTATTGCAACTTGATACTCCAGAGGTCTTATTGCATGATCCTGCGGATGGGTTCGTAGAAGAATTCATCGGAAAACATCAAATTATTCAAAATCCAGAATTGATGCCCGTGACCGAAGTAATGAGAGAGCAGGTTGTTTCATCTTATGCGCATCGGTCACCTGAAAAAGCTTTATCGACCATGCGGCAACGTAAAATAACGCATTTGATTATTATTAATGAAGATCGGACTTTCAAAGGTATTGTATCTGCATCCGATTTAATAAGGACGATGGACAGTATTAGAACGCTTGAAGAAATCGTAGATACCTCTGAATTAACTCTTTCCCATAATGACAGCGCTAAACATGCAATTGTAAAAATGGCGCGTTCTTCGACAGGCATCATTCCTGTTTTGAATGACCACAAACAAGTTATTGGTCTAGTCACGCGAGGTACATTACTTTCTGCTCTGTCGAGTCAATGGACTGAAATGGAGGAGGAAGAATGA
- a CDS encoding DUF3939 domain-containing protein, which yields MLKRFKRWLAPSSKQAEIEQPHQKWPLKEISIEEVKGAVARFAKEKADGIYLSVLIKENLALDYDLLAPYLKAIPKDPYYMSRETYEIFDEATTPHMIDQIQKAVDRYIDIEEKFPIEEGNANLKICYYKLRPYLKESPSFDTYLTTEENLITRKRPRQI from the coding sequence ATGCTAAAACGGTTTAAACGTTGGCTTGCTCCTTCAAGCAAGCAAGCGGAAATTGAACAACCGCATCAAAAATGGCCCTTAAAAGAGATCTCAATTGAAGAAGTAAAAGGGGCGGTTGCCCGTTTCGCAAAAGAAAAAGCGGATGGTATTTATCTTAGCGTTTTGATCAAGGAAAACCTCGCGCTAGACTATGATTTGCTGGCTCCTTATTTGAAAGCGATTCCAAAAGATCCATATTACATGTCGCGCGAGACTTATGAGATATTTGATGAAGCAACCACGCCGCATATGATCGACCAGATTCAAAAGGCGGTCGATCGCTACATTGATATTGAGGAGAAATTTCCGATTGAAGAAGGCAATGCGAATTTGAAAATTTGCTATTATAAATTAAGGCCTTACTTAAAAGAAAGTCCATCTTTTGATACGTATTTAACGACAGAGGAGAATTTAATCACAAGAAAGCGACCGAGACAAATTTAG
- a CDS encoding IclR family transcriptional regulator, whose protein sequence is MSNESMVKSLGRALQILDFLRKRKVGCGVTEISKELGFNKTSVYRMLSTFVQYGYVEQETETDRYKLGYKVLELSSSLLDSIDLRAEAKPFLKELEQLTNEVIHLVVYDRGEVVYIEKLEGNETLRMHSKVGTRAPMHCTSVGKAILAYLPRKEVEKAFDEYPFEPHTPFTITDKESLYQQLDKIKEKGYALDLEENELGINCIAVPIFDHTSNVIAAFSISGPKMRMTEERLSKLENKVMSIGKQISKRLGYSE, encoded by the coding sequence ATGTCTAATGAGAGCATGGTGAAGTCACTTGGTCGCGCCCTACAAATACTCGATTTTTTAAGAAAGCGAAAAGTGGGTTGCGGGGTTACGGAAATTTCTAAAGAGTTAGGATTTAACAAAACGTCTGTTTACAGGATGTTATCCACTTTTGTGCAATACGGCTATGTTGAACAAGAGACAGAGACAGATCGTTATAAATTAGGTTATAAAGTTTTAGAATTAAGTTCATCCCTGCTCGATTCGATTGATCTGCGCGCGGAAGCAAAGCCTTTCTTAAAAGAATTAGAACAGTTGACCAATGAAGTCATTCATCTGGTTGTTTATGACCGTGGTGAAGTTGTTTATATTGAAAAGTTAGAAGGCAATGAGACACTTCGTATGCATTCTAAAGTTGGTACAAGGGCGCCGATGCATTGTACATCAGTAGGAAAAGCAATTCTGGCTTATTTACCCCGTAAAGAGGTGGAGAAAGCGTTTGACGAGTATCCGTTTGAACCCCACACGCCCTTTACGATTACAGATAAAGAATCGTTGTATCAACAACTGGATAAGATAAAAGAAAAAGGGTATGCTTTAGACTTGGAAGAAAACGAACTTGGCATTAACTGTATTGCTGTGCCTATTTTTGACCACACAAGTAATGTGATTGCCGCATTTAGTATTTCTGGGCCTAAAATGAGAATGACAGAAGAAAGATTAAGCAAGCTGGAAAACAAAGTCATGAGTATTGGTAAGCAAATCTCAAAAAGATTAGGCTACAGTGAGTAA
- a CDS encoding dihydrolipoyl dehydrogenase family protein: protein MPKKALVRSADVWNTMQDAAEFGIVSEGLQLNWQRVMERKNRLIGSFVGGKGPYLEKMGVDLVMGEAQFISPEAIQVGDTTYTANRFLIGVGSDSARPPIPGIEHAITSKEILFTERLPKSMVVIGGGIIGMEFAHIMASAGTKVTLLHRSERVLPMVDRDSAEAIQEISKKMGIDLQLRADIEKIEQIDDNQLVVHAQVGDRSLQIEAEVVLVATGRRPNIVGLQLDAAGVEYTNRGIKVNEYLQTTAEKIYAAGDAIGGYMFTPIAAHQAKVAVRNALRGNELKPNYEHMTNAIFTQPPISGVGMTEQEAREKELDIVVAKASYNQSGTAILLGETEGHIKIIADKQTGALLGAHFVGADADELIHMMTIAIKAKLTVQDFEEIIPVHPTLAEFLIETTRGMLS, encoded by the coding sequence ATGCCGAAAAAGGCCTTGGTAAGGTCTGCGGATGTATGGAATACAATGCAAGATGCGGCGGAATTTGGGATTGTTTCAGAAGGTTTGCAACTCAATTGGCAGCGGGTAATGGAACGAAAGAATCGCTTAATCGGCTCTTTCGTTGGCGGCAAAGGTCCCTACTTGGAGAAAATGGGTGTTGACCTCGTCATGGGGGAGGCGCAATTTATTTCTCCTGAAGCGATCCAGGTTGGCGATACCACGTATACGGCAAATCGTTTTTTAATTGGCGTTGGGTCTGACTCAGCAAGACCGCCGATTCCAGGGATTGAGCATGCGATTACGAGCAAAGAAATTTTATTTACAGAGAGATTGCCGAAGAGCATGGTCGTGATTGGCGGAGGGATTATTGGAATGGAATTCGCTCATATTATGGCGAGCGCAGGAACGAAAGTGACGTTGCTGCACCGCAGTGAACGCGTGCTGCCGATGGTTGATCGGGATAGCGCTGAGGCGATTCAAGAGATTTCTAAAAAAATGGGAATTGACCTCCAACTGCGCGCCGATATCGAAAAGATTGAACAGATCGATGACAATCAATTGGTTGTCCACGCCCAAGTTGGTGATCGTTCGCTACAGATCGAAGCCGAAGTGGTATTAGTAGCGACAGGGCGCCGACCCAACATTGTCGGACTACAATTGGACGCGGCTGGGGTCGAATATACGAACCGTGGGATCAAAGTGAATGAATACTTACAAACGACAGCAGAGAAAATTTATGCCGCTGGAGACGCAATTGGGGGGTACATGTTTACGCCGATTGCTGCCCATCAGGCGAAAGTTGCAGTACGGAATGCGTTACGCGGCAATGAATTGAAACCGAACTATGAACATATGACAAATGCGATCTTTACCCAACCGCCGATTAGCGGCGTTGGAATGACAGAGCAAGAGGCGCGGGAAAAAGAGTTGGATATTGTCGTCGCCAAAGCTTCATACAATCAATCGGGGACAGCGATCTTGCTTGGAGAAACAGAAGGACATATAAAAATCATTGCGGATAAGCAGACCGGCGCGCTGCTTGGCGCTCACTTTGTCGGTGCGGACGCGGATGAATTAATTCATATGATGACCATCGCAATTAAAGCAAAATTGACGGTACAGGATTTTGAAGAAATCATTCCTGTCCACCCGACGCTAGCCGAATTTTTGATCGAAACGACGCGGGGAATGCTTTCCTAA